A single genomic interval of Lewinellaceae bacterium harbors:
- a CDS encoding AAA family ATPase produces MKILYEYQELYLERVTDEHFRFLYSQLPKGERMLAIRGPRGAGKTTLLLQWLKYELGTGSDSLYVTADHPWFYTNSLLELAGDFFSQPVAKRRP; encoded by the coding sequence ATGAAAATATTATATGAATACCAGGAGCTGTATCTGGAGCGGGTCACCGATGAGCACTTTCGGTTTCTGTACAGCCAGTTGCCAAAAGGAGAGCGCATGTTGGCTATCAGAGGGCCGCGGGGCGCCGGTAAGACAACCTTGTTGTTGCAATGGCTGAAATACGAGTTGGGAACGGGTTCGGATTCCCTTTATGTTACAGCTGATCATCCCTGGTTTTATACCAACAGCCTGCTGGAACTGGCCGGAGACTTTTTTTCTCAACCAGTTGCGAAACGCCGGCCATAA
- a CDS encoding 9-O-acetylesterase, translated as MIPIFRSTFLILFLMSAGIQPVHCQKAKAGLSLPYIFSDQMVLQRGQPIKIWGWALPDETIKVALGNEAVVGRSDEHGDWEVALPAMEAGGPYELEVACQDSSIRLRDILIGEVWLCSGQSNMEWPVSLANNPEEEIAAAGHPQIRLFTVPKDMNTKPLDNTLPARWQRCSPETVGDFSAVGYFFGRDLRKNLGVPIGLVDASWGGTVVETWTSAAALSDDPELGATAKRLSEMDFDAMMERSRAEQAAWEKAIDEQDAGLKEEWNKQNYDWSGWKTMELPQHWEEAGYPGLDGAVWFKRSFVLHAGDLGGPITLELGPIDDSDVTFVNGVEVGRMINQYNADRSYAVPAELLAEGENTVTVRVIDTGGGGGLYGEPEALKVVTPGRTIPLAGAWHFAIGAAELPPRTAVVHPNSLPALLFNAMIHPLIPYGIRGAIWYQGESNEGDAFRYRERFRLMIRDWREQWGEGDFPFLFVQLANFRAEQEEPAESQWAELRESQTMALKEPHTGMALAIDIGEADDIHPRNKQEVGRRLALAARAVVYKEELEYSGPVYKASKVEGNQIRLYFSHTGQQLVSRHGLEWLRGFSIAGADGVFHPAKARIGEDNTIRAFSEAVPDPKYVRYAWADNPGQLDLYNDAGLPAAPFRTDELKVSTQEK; from the coding sequence ATGATTCCCATTTTCCGATCCACCTTCCTTATCCTTTTTCTGATGTCAGCAGGCATTCAACCCGTCCACTGCCAAAAGGCGAAAGCCGGACTCTCCCTCCCCTATATATTTTCCGATCAGATGGTCCTGCAACGGGGCCAGCCGATCAAGATATGGGGCTGGGCGCTGCCCGACGAAACCATAAAAGTGGCGCTGGGCAACGAGGCGGTGGTCGGCAGGTCGGATGAACACGGCGATTGGGAAGTAGCGCTGCCCGCCATGGAGGCCGGCGGCCCCTATGAGCTGGAAGTCGCCTGCCAGGACAGTTCCATCCGACTGCGCGACATATTGATAGGAGAAGTCTGGCTCTGCTCCGGCCAGTCGAATATGGAATGGCCGGTAAGCCTGGCCAATAACCCGGAAGAGGAGATTGCCGCAGCGGGCCATCCGCAGATCCGCCTTTTTACCGTGCCGAAGGACATGAATACGAAGCCTCTGGACAACACCCTGCCGGCGCGTTGGCAGCGCTGCAGCCCCGAAACGGTGGGCGATTTTTCGGCAGTAGGCTACTTCTTCGGCCGGGATTTGCGGAAAAACCTGGGAGTGCCCATCGGGCTGGTCGACGCCAGTTGGGGCGGCACTGTGGTAGAAACCTGGACCAGCGCCGCCGCCCTGTCCGATGACCCGGAGCTGGGCGCCACGGCGAAGCGCCTCAGCGAAATGGACTTCGACGCCATGATGGAGCGCTCCCGGGCCGAGCAGGCCGCCTGGGAAAAGGCCATCGATGAGCAGGACGCCGGGCTGAAAGAGGAATGGAATAAACAAAACTACGACTGGAGCGGCTGGAAAACCATGGAATTGCCCCAGCACTGGGAAGAGGCGGGCTATCCGGGGCTGGACGGCGCCGTTTGGTTCAAGCGCTCCTTTGTGCTGCATGCCGGCGACCTGGGCGGGCCGATAACCCTGGAACTGGGCCCCATCGACGATAGCGACGTCACTTTTGTCAACGGCGTAGAGGTGGGCCGGATGATCAACCAGTACAACGCCGACCGGTCCTATGCGGTGCCGGCGGAGTTGCTGGCAGAAGGAGAAAACACCGTTACGGTCCGGGTGATCGATACGGGCGGCGGCGGCGGCCTGTACGGCGAGCCGGAAGCGTTGAAAGTCGTCACTCCCGGGCGGACGATACCCCTGGCGGGAGCCTGGCATTTCGCGATCGGAGCCGCTGAGTTGCCTCCCCGGACGGCAGTAGTGCATCCCAACAGCCTGCCCGCCCTGCTCTTCAACGCCATGATCCACCCCTTGATCCCCTACGGCATCCGGGGCGCCATCTGGTATCAGGGAGAGAGCAACGAAGGAGATGCTTTCCGGTATCGGGAACGCTTTAGGTTGATGATCCGCGACTGGCGGGAGCAGTGGGGGGAGGGAGATTTCCCTTTCCTGTTCGTCCAGTTGGCCAACTTCCGCGCCGAGCAGGAAGAACCGGCGGAAAGCCAGTGGGCGGAGTTGCGGGAGTCGCAAACCATGGCGTTGAAAGAGCCCCACACCGGCATGGCCCTGGCCATCGACATCGGAGAGGCCGACGACATCCACCCCCGCAACAAACAGGAAGTGGGGCGCCGCCTGGCGCTGGCCGCCCGCGCGGTAGTATACAAGGAAGAGCTGGAATACAGCGGCCCGGTGTACAAAGCATCGAAGGTGGAAGGCAACCAAATCCGGCTTTATTTTAGCCACACTGGCCAGCAATTGGTCAGCCGCCACGGGCTGGAGTGGCTGCGCGGCTTTAGCATCGCTGGCGCCGACGGGGTATTTCACCCAGCCAAGGCCCGGATCGGCGAGGACAACACCATCCGGGCATTCAGCGAAGCTGTGCCTGATCCGAAATACGTCCGCTACGCCTGGGCCGACAACCCCGGGCAACTCGACCTGTACAACGACGCCGGCCTGCCGGCCGCGCCTTTCCGGACGGATGAGCTGAAGGTGTCGACGCAAGAAAAGTAA
- a CDS encoding NAD(P)H-dependent oxidoreductase has translation MNALILFAHPEPQSFNGRLMRRSVEALEAAGHTVRVSDLYAQGFRAEAGPGDFTRRANPDYFDLQKEQLYALEHGTFVPEIAAEQDKLRWADLLVVHFPFWWYSMPAVVKGYFDRVFSVGFAYGGAHELAGKQALLCTTTGSPDSWLSDDQPPGSVERIFHHILYGTFAFCEMKVLMPYIVYKAKRLEEEEKKRVLEEWGGILRNLNKRVVLY, from the coding sequence ATGAACGCTCTCATCCTCTTCGCCCATCCCGAGCCCCAATCTTTCAACGGCCGCCTGATGCGCCGCTCCGTCGAAGCGCTGGAAGCGGCCGGGCATACGGTCAGGGTCTCCGACCTCTACGCCCAGGGCTTTCGCGCCGAAGCCGGCCCCGGCGATTTCACCCGCCGCGCCAACCCCGATTATTTCGACCTGCAAAAGGAGCAGCTTTACGCGCTGGAGCACGGTACGTTCGTCCCGGAAATCGCCGCCGAGCAGGACAAGCTGCGCTGGGCGGATTTGCTGGTTGTCCACTTCCCCTTTTGGTGGTACAGCATGCCCGCTGTGGTCAAAGGCTATTTCGACCGGGTGTTTAGCGTGGGCTTTGCCTACGGGGGCGCTCATGAACTGGCCGGCAAGCAGGCCCTGCTCTGCACCACTACCGGCTCTCCGGACAGCTGGCTGTCGGACGATCAGCCGCCGGGCAGCGTCGAGCGGATTTTCCACCATATTCTGTACGGTACTTTTGCTTTTTGTGAAATGAAGGTGCTGATGCCCTACATCGTCTATAAGGCGAAGCGGCTGGAGGAGGAGGAGAAAAAAAGGGTGCTGGAGGAATGGGGAGGGATTCTGCGGAACCTGAATAAAAGAGTGGTTTTGTATTGA
- a CDS encoding type II toxin-antitoxin system VapC family toxin — MSAAFAVVTEAPSAGQFLPHLELATQVSAPDLFYSEATNAAWKFHHIEEASLEESLILAEGAIQLVDIFFPSEPLWKEALKLACKLGHPAYDCYYLVLAQQLEATLLTSDKRLIRKAQKLGIPAIGPEGPAS; from the coding sequence GTGAGCGCTGCATTTGCTGTTGTAACCGAGGCGCCTTCAGCCGGTCAATTCCTACCACATTTAGAATTGGCAACCCAGGTTTCAGCCCCTGATCTGTTTTATTCAGAAGCAACAAATGCCGCTTGGAAGTTTCATCATATTGAAGAAGCCAGCCTTGAAGAATCATTAATACTGGCAGAAGGAGCTATTCAGTTAGTGGATATTTTCTTTCCTTCGGAACCACTTTGGAAAGAGGCTTTGAAGTTAGCTTGTAAATTAGGACATCCTGCCTATGATTGTTATTATTTGGTTCTTGCACAACAACTGGAAGCTACTTTATTAACCTCAGATAAACGCTTAATAAGAAAAGCCCAAAAATTGGGAATTCCTGCCATTGGCCCGGAAGGGCCTGCCTCCTAA
- a CDS encoding transposase, translating to MNKCYLQIKEKLAQYPICELAKQTGFQKRKPKKIEASDFVAGAFEAIQQGDLKAASIAKAISYGNQRTVSRKAVDNKLSYRHEGFSRRLFEQALAQELQPSNHQGNSLFGFFKGVFVNDSSCLKMPENLSELFPGPHSHTGQCATARIQLRMDLLNHQYSHIDIQSYRDNDQKYAAQLAGQAQAGGLNIFDLGYAVLGAMGKIAEKQAYFLCYDKRKDRLNHLEYLYMF from the coding sequence ATGAATAAATGTTACCTGCAAATTAAGGAGAAATTAGCTCAATACCCAATTTGCGAGCTTGCAAAACAAACCGGTTTTCAAAAGAGGAAGCCTAAGAAAATAGAAGCATCGGATTTCGTCGCCGGCGCCTTTGAGGCCATCCAGCAAGGCGACCTAAAAGCAGCAAGCATAGCCAAAGCCATTTCTTATGGCAACCAAAGGACTGTAAGCCGGAAAGCCGTGGACAACAAGCTGTCCTATCGGCACGAGGGTTTCAGCCGGCGGTTGTTTGAACAGGCATTGGCGCAGGAGCTGCAACCAAGCAACCATCAGGGAAACAGCTTGTTCGGCTTCTTCAAAGGAGTATTTGTCAATGATTCGAGCTGCCTGAAAATGCCGGAGAATTTGTCTGAGCTTTTTCCTGGCCCGCATAGCCATACTGGGCAATGCGCAACGGCGCGGATCCAATTGCGCATGGATTTGCTGAACCACCAGTATAGCCATATCGACATACAGTCTTATAGAGACAACGACCAGAAATATGCCGCCCAGCTAGCCGGGCAAGCCCAGGCTGGAGGCCTGAATATTTTTGATTTGGGCTATGCCGTCCTAGGCGCTATGGGAAAAATAGCGGAAAAACAGGCTTATTTCTTGTGCTACGATAAGCGCAAGGACAGATTAAACCATCTTGAATACTTATATATGTTTTAG